The following are from one region of the Lacinutrix sp. Bg11-31 genome:
- a CDS encoding glycosyltransferase — MNKKKVLIITYYWPPAGGPGVQRWLKFVKYLPKFGIEPIVYCPSNPIYPQTDDSLLDEVSSDITILKQPINEPYKLANFFSKDSKAISKGVIPEQKKQSLVQKAMLFVRGNFFIPDARKNWIKPSVRYLSTYIQDFGIDTIITTGPPHSLHIIGLKLKQQLGVNWIADFRDPWTTIGYHKQLKLTQASKNKHKKLESEVLNTADTIIVTSAVTKTEFQELTNKPIEVITNGYDVTKSSVVTLDSEFTLAHIGSFLSKRNPEILWQVLKELVNENQDFAKCFKLNLVGLVSEEVIRNIKKYGLTNYVNNVGYVSHNQSINFQKKSQLLLLIEIDSEDTKAIIPGKLFEYMISNRPIIAIGPTGSDVEKIIKKTNTGDYFYYNALESLKSKILNHFEAFKVGNLKTNSIGLSQYSRENLTRKLSEVILKE, encoded by the coding sequence ATGAATAAAAAGAAAGTTTTAATCATTACTTATTATTGGCCACCTGCTGGAGGACCAGGAGTACAACGCTGGTTAAAATTCGTAAAATATTTACCTAAATTTGGTATAGAGCCTATTGTTTATTGTCCTTCGAATCCTATCTATCCGCAAACAGACGATAGTTTATTAGATGAAGTATCAAGCGATATAACAATACTTAAGCAGCCAATTAATGAGCCTTATAAGCTTGCTAATTTCTTTTCTAAAGACTCTAAAGCTATTAGTAAAGGTGTTATTCCAGAACAAAAGAAGCAAAGTCTTGTTCAAAAAGCAATGCTTTTTGTTCGTGGCAATTTTTTTATTCCAGATGCTAGAAAAAATTGGATAAAACCATCTGTAAGATATCTGTCTACTTATATTCAAGACTTTGGGATAGACACCATTATTACAACAGGTCCACCACATAGTTTACATATTATTGGTTTAAAATTAAAACAGCAATTAGGTGTTAATTGGATTGCAGATTTTAGAGATCCATGGACAACCATTGGTTACCATAAGCAACTAAAACTAACACAAGCCTCTAAAAACAAGCACAAAAAACTAGAGAGTGAAGTACTTAATACAGCAGACACTATTATAGTTACTAGTGCAGTTACTAAAACAGAATTTCAAGAGTTAACTAATAAGCCAATAGAAGTTATAACAAATGGTTACGATGTTACAAAAAGCAGCGTTGTAACATTAGATTCGGAATTTACTTTAGCTCATATTGGTTCGTTTTTATCTAAACGAAATCCAGAAATTTTATGGCAAGTTTTAAAAGAATTGGTGAATGAGAACCAAGACTTTGCAAAGTGTTTTAAGCTTAATTTAGTAGGATTAGTTAGTGAAGAAGTTATAAGAAATATAAAAAAATATGGTTTAACTAATTATGTAAATAATGTTGGATATGTTTCACATAATCAATCTATTAATTTTCAAAAAAAATCACAATTATTATTATTAATTGAAATAGATTCTGAAGATACAAAAGCAATTATTCCAGGAAAGTTATTTGAGTACATGATATCTAATAGACCAATAATTGCTATTGGACCAACTGGCTCAGATGTCGAAAAAATAATCAAGAAAACCAACACTGGAGATTACTTTTATTATAATGCTTTAGAATCTTTAAAATCCAAAATTTTAAATCATTTTGAAGCCTTTAAAGTTGGAAATTTAAAAACGAATTCAATAGGATTAAGCCAATATAGTAGAGAAAATTTAACTAGAAAACTATCCGAAGTTATTCTTAAAGAGTAA
- a CDS encoding polysaccharide biosynthesis C-terminal domain-containing protein produces the protein MGIVIKQSIQNTITTYLGFAIGAVNTLFLYTEFMTPEYYGLVGYLLSTANVMMPFFMFGVSNTLVKFYSSYKTKKQQNSFLTLMLFLPLIAIIPIGFIGVFSYEAISNWLASENAIIKDYTYLIFVIAVAMAYFEVFFAWSKIHFKSAFGNIMKEIFHRVCILFLLLALHYQLLTVEQFITAIAIVYVVRMVIMKLYAFSIRFPKLDFKFNFEVFSVLKYSFLIIIAGSVAMLMLDLDKTMLGKLIEIKKIAYFNVAVFVAAVIAVPARAMHQITYPLTAKYLNENDKISLADLYKKSSLNLIIVSGLIFILIIVNINQLYEMLKPEYSQALYVVIIIATVKLSDNLLGINNSIIFNSNYYRIILFFGVLIIVVAVILNYILIPIYDINGAAIATFLAMLLYGSLKVWYVNLKFKMHPFSVNTLYSLLLILVLSASFYFWEFSFHPIINIIIKSFIVTVIYGFVVYRFRFSEDISNILNKILRR, from the coding sequence ATGGGAATTGTAATAAAACAGTCTATTCAAAACACTATCACAACCTATTTGGGTTTTGCTATAGGTGCTGTAAATACATTATTTCTCTACACAGAGTTTATGACTCCCGAATATTACGGTTTAGTTGGGTATTTGTTATCTACTGCTAATGTAATGATGCCGTTTTTTATGTTTGGTGTTAGTAATACGTTAGTAAAATTCTATTCGTCTTATAAAACAAAAAAACAACAAAACAGTTTTCTTACACTAATGCTCTTTTTGCCTTTAATAGCTATTATACCTATTGGTTTTATTGGTGTTTTTAGTTATGAGGCTATTAGTAATTGGTTAGCTTCAGAAAATGCAATTATTAAAGATTATACATACTTAATTTTTGTTATTGCTGTTGCAATGGCCTATTTTGAGGTGTTTTTTGCGTGGAGTAAAATTCATTTTAAAAGTGCTTTTGGTAACATAATGAAAGAGATTTTTCATCGTGTTTGTATTTTGTTTTTATTACTAGCGTTACATTATCAATTACTCACTGTAGAACAGTTTATTACTGCGATTGCAATAGTTTATGTAGTGAGAATGGTGATTATGAAACTTTATGCTTTTAGTATAAGATTCCCAAAGCTCGATTTTAAATTTAATTTTGAGGTGTTTTCTGTTTTAAAGTATAGCTTTCTTATTATTATCGCTGGATCTGTGGCTATGCTTATGCTAGATCTAGATAAAACGATGTTAGGAAAACTTATTGAAATAAAAAAAATTGCTTATTTTAATGTTGCTGTATTTGTAGCTGCTGTAATTGCAGTACCTGCAAGAGCTATGCATCAAATTACATATCCTTTAACAGCTAAGTATTTAAATGAGAATGATAAGATTTCATTAGCAGATTTATATAAAAAATCTTCTTTAAACCTTATAATTGTTAGTGGTCTTATTTTTATATTAATTATAGTAAATATCAATCAATTATATGAGATGTTAAAGCCAGAATATAGTCAGGCTTTGTATGTAGTTATAATAATTGCAACCGTAAAATTATCTGATAATCTTTTGGGTATTAATAATTCTATCATTTTTAATTCTAACTACTATAGAATCATACTCTTTTTTGGCGTATTAATTATTGTAGTAGCAGTTATTCTAAATTACATATTAATTCCAATATACGATATTAATGGAGCAGCAATAGCTACATTTTTAGCAATGCTATTATATGGAAGTTTAAAAGTGTGGTATGTAAATTTGAAGTTTAAAATGCACCCATTTTCGGTAAATACATTGTATTCATTATTGCTAATCTTAGTACTGTCAGCTTCGTTTTACTTTTGGGAATTCAGTTTTCATCCTATAATTAATATCATTATTAAATCTTTTATAGTTACTGTTATTTATGGATTTGTAGTCTATAGGTTTAGATTTTCAGAAGACATTTCTAATATTCTAAATAAAATACTGAGAAGATAG
- a CDS encoding DEAD/DEAH box helicase has protein sequence MSFKKLNPEILEALEINDFEAPTPLQKKALPVIKGGANVFCIGSKGCGKTTTIVISVLQKLKCKAVGDAPRALILVETKAQALKLKEEFEKFIKPRTLRVYTAYDEQTLDQQREEIYYGQDILIATPKRLNKLYLMNSLDLSQLKLYIIEDAEFAEKGLYFAAINRIPESIDKCQYLVFAEKLSPRLKRFEDTFMYRAQVVSVK, from the coding sequence ATGTCTTTTAAAAAATTAAACCCAGAAATTTTAGAAGCTTTAGAAATCAACGATTTTGAAGCACCAACACCATTGCAAAAGAAAGCATTACCTGTAATTAAAGGAGGTGCTAACGTATTCTGTATTGGTAGTAAAGGCTGCGGGAAAACTACTACTATTGTAATTAGCGTTTTACAAAAATTAAAATGTAAAGCTGTTGGTGATGCGCCTCGTGCTTTAATTTTAGTAGAGACAAAAGCTCAAGCTCTAAAACTTAAAGAAGAATTCGAGAAGTTTATAAAACCAAGAACGCTTAGAGTTTACACAGCTTACGATGAGCAAACACTAGATCAACAACGTGAAGAAATTTATTACGGACAAGATATCTTAATTGCAACGCCAAAACGGTTAAACAAGCTCTATTTAATGAATAGTTTAGACTTAAGTCAATTAAAATTATACATTATAGAAGATGCAGAATTTGCTGAAAAAGGACTCTATTTTGCCGCAATTAACCGTATTCCAGAAAGTATAGATAAATGTCAATATCTTGTTTTTGCCGAAAAATTAAGCCCAAGATTGAAACGTTTTGAAGATACCTTTATGTATCGTGCGCAGGTTGTTTCGGTTAAATAA
- a CDS encoding DUF3667 domain-containing protein, producing MSIQYKNCKNCENDFRENFDFCPHCGMNEKEELTLGVLFYNTVSNYFSFDARFFKSFIPLLLRPGYLATKFVSGKRLLYLHPGQMYLFAAVLFFFLFSFSAKKGANEFDKGLSQSFEKNTKIDSLSVKALEAKVMVDSVLIEEARIALKKNSNLTGITDKQVDSLVNNENFNNEKNTFSFSGKKIDSLIEAKVPDSEILKEMGLKEDDSAFAKRLYSQALKFIKSKQGGGILLAFLDAAPIAMFFILPIFALILMLFYRKRGLYAHHLVFSFYYFAFLFTVFNLVIITNFIVDIPDYIDSLIVLSVFFYLIIALKKFYKQGWFKSFLKGSLSTMMFFPILIIVSALVLLFSFMFY from the coding sequence ATGTCAATTCAATACAAAAACTGTAAAAATTGTGAAAACGATTTTAGAGAGAATTTCGATTTTTGTCCACATTGTGGAATGAATGAAAAAGAGGAATTGACCTTAGGTGTTTTGTTTTATAATACTGTTAGTAATTATTTTTCTTTCGACGCTCGTTTTTTTAAGAGCTTTATTCCTTTATTATTAAGACCAGGTTATTTAGCTACAAAATTTGTTTCAGGAAAGCGTTTATTGTATTTACATCCAGGGCAAATGTATCTTTTTGCAGCCGTTTTGTTTTTCTTTTTATTTTCATTTAGTGCAAAAAAAGGAGCAAATGAATTTGATAAAGGATTATCACAATCGTTTGAAAAAAACACAAAAATTGATTCATTGTCTGTAAAGGCGTTGGAGGCAAAAGTAATGGTCGATTCTGTTTTAATAGAAGAAGCACGAATAGCACTTAAAAAGAATTCAAATCTTACAGGAATAACAGATAAACAAGTCGATTCTTTAGTTAATAATGAAAATTTTAATAATGAAAAAAACACCTTTAGTTTTTCTGGTAAGAAAATAGATTCTTTAATTGAAGCTAAAGTCCCTGATAGTGAGATTTTAAAAGAAATGGGTTTAAAAGAAGATGATAGTGCTTTTGCAAAAAGACTTTACAGCCAAGCACTAAAGTTTATTAAATCTAAACAAGGAGGAGGTATTCTTTTAGCATTTTTAGACGCAGCTCCAATAGCAATGTTTTTTATACTACCAATTTTTGCTTTAATATTGATGTTGTTTTATAGAAAACGCGGACTTTATGCACACCATTTAGTGTTTAGTTTTTATTATTTTGCGTTCTTATTTACAGTGTTTAATCTTGTTATTATTACTAACTTTATTGTAGATATTCCAGATTACATAGACTCTTTAATTGTTCTATCTGTTTTCTTTTATCTTATAATAGCATTAAAAAAGTTTTATAAACAAGGATGGTTTAAAAGCTTTTTAAAAGGAAGCTTATCTACAATGATGTTTTTTCCGATTCTAATTATCGTTTCAGCTTTAGTGCTATTATTTTCTTTTATGTTTTATTAG
- the uvrA gene encoding excinuclease ABC subunit UvrA — MNTKLSEVNPKHNIIIKGARLHNLKNIDVVIPRNKLVVITGLSGSGKSSLAFDTLYAEGQRRYVESLSSYARQFLGRLNKPKVDYIKGIAPAIAIEQKVNSTNPRSTVGTTTEIYDYFKLLFARIGKTISPVSGLEVKKDSVTDVLNYIKSIAQGEKLLLLAPIHLEEGREMNDKLKALNAQGYARIKANGEVLRLDKAEGITEKTKNLFLVVDRIVTKDDEDFYNRLADAIQTAFFEGKGECFIEQLSDNTTRQFSNKFELDGITFLEPNVHLFSFNNPYGACPKCEGYGDVIGIDDDLVIPNTALSVYENAIFPWRGESMSWYRDQLVNNCHKFNFPIHKPYFELEQKDKDLIWTGNKYFEGLNSFFTELESKAYKIQNRVMLSRYRGKTKCKICNGKRLRPEANYVKIAGATLTDLVEMPLDKLTVFFKELELNDHDTTIAKRLLKEIENRLAFLSNVGLDYLTLNRKSNTLSGGESQRINLATSLGSSLVGSMYILDEPSIGLHPKDTERLILVLKALRDLGNTVIVVEHDEDIMKEADEIIDIGPEAGTLGGHVVATGTFKDILASDSLTAQYLNETLKIEVPKKRRTSKYSIEIKGARENNLKNIDVSFPLGMLTVITGVSGSGKSTLVKKILYPAIQKKLTGFGDKPGQFSELKGNFSNIKHIEFVDQNPIGRSSRSNPVTYIKAYDDIRALYSKQKLSTIRNYAAKHFSFNVDGGRCETCKGDGEVTIEMQFMADVHLECETCKGKRFKKEVLEVTFADKNIDDILSMTIDDAISFFNDNHVTKIKNKLQPLQDVGLGYVTLGQSSSTLSGGEAQRIKLASFLGKGNTKETALFIFDEPTTGLHFHDIKKLLKSFNALIEKGHSIIVVEHNLELIKCADHIIDLGPTGGEYGGQLVAFGTPEEVVKVRASETGKYLKEKL; from the coding sequence ATGAACACTAAGCTTTCCGAAGTAAACCCTAAACATAATATTATTATAAAAGGTGCTAGATTGCACAACCTAAAAAATATTGATGTTGTAATACCAAGAAACAAATTAGTTGTAATTACCGGTTTATCTGGTTCTGGAAAGTCTAGTTTAGCGTTCGATACTTTGTATGCAGAAGGTCAAAGACGCTATGTAGAAAGCCTTTCAAGCTACGCTAGGCAATTTTTAGGGCGTTTAAATAAACCGAAAGTAGATTATATAAAAGGCATTGCACCAGCTATTGCCATTGAGCAAAAAGTGAATTCTACAAATCCGCGTTCAACCGTAGGTACAACTACAGAAATTTACGATTATTTTAAGTTATTATTCGCAAGAATTGGTAAAACCATTTCGCCAGTTTCTGGGCTAGAAGTAAAAAAAGATAGCGTTACAGATGTTTTAAATTATATAAAATCTATAGCTCAAGGCGAAAAACTACTACTCCTCGCTCCTATTCATTTAGAAGAAGGGCGTGAAATGAATGACAAACTTAAAGCATTGAATGCGCAAGGTTATGCTAGAATTAAAGCCAATGGAGAGGTTTTACGATTGGATAAAGCTGAAGGTATTACCGAAAAAACCAAAAATCTCTTTTTAGTAGTTGATAGAATTGTAACAAAAGATGACGAAGATTTCTACAATAGATTAGCAGATGCTATACAGACTGCATTTTTTGAAGGTAAAGGCGAATGTTTTATAGAACAATTAAGTGATAACACAACGCGACAGTTTTCTAATAAATTTGAATTAGATGGCATTACTTTTTTAGAACCTAACGTACATTTATTTAGTTTTAATAATCCTTATGGCGCTTGCCCAAAATGTGAAGGTTATGGAGATGTTATTGGTATTGACGACGATTTAGTAATTCCAAATACAGCATTATCTGTTTACGAAAATGCTATTTTTCCTTGGAGAGGAGAAAGTATGAGTTGGTATCGCGATCAACTGGTTAATAATTGTCATAAATTCAATTTTCCTATACACAAACCATACTTTGAATTAGAGCAAAAAGACAAAGACTTAATTTGGACAGGGAATAAGTATTTTGAAGGTTTAAACTCTTTTTTTACTGAGCTAGAAAGTAAAGCTTATAAAATACAGAATCGAGTAATGTTATCGCGTTACAGAGGTAAAACGAAATGTAAAATTTGTAATGGTAAACGTTTAAGACCTGAAGCAAATTATGTAAAAATAGCAGGTGCTACTTTAACCGATTTGGTAGAAATGCCTTTAGATAAACTAACCGTTTTCTTTAAAGAATTAGAACTTAACGATCACGATACAACTATTGCAAAACGATTATTAAAAGAGATTGAAAACCGTTTGGCTTTTTTATCTAACGTTGGTTTAGATTATTTAACATTAAACAGAAAATCGAATACTTTATCTGGTGGAGAAAGTCAGCGAATAAACTTAGCAACATCACTTGGTAGTAGCCTTGTTGGCTCTATGTATATTTTAGACGAACCTAGCATTGGCTTACATCCTAAAGATACTGAAAGACTTATTTTAGTATTGAAAGCATTACGCGATTTAGGAAATACAGTAATTGTTGTCGAGCATGATGAAGACATTATGAAAGAAGCCGACGAAATTATAGATATTGGACCAGAAGCCGGAACTCTTGGTGGACATGTAGTTGCCACAGGAACGTTTAAAGACATTTTAGCTTCAGATTCGTTAACTGCACAATATTTAAATGAAACGCTTAAAATTGAAGTCCCAAAGAAACGACGCACTTCTAAATACAGTATTGAAATAAAAGGTGCTAGAGAGAACAACTTAAAAAATATAGATGTAAGTTTTCCTTTAGGAATGCTAACTGTTATTACAGGTGTTTCTGGAAGCGGAAAGAGTACTTTAGTAAAAAAAATTTTATATCCTGCAATACAAAAGAAGCTTACTGGATTTGGAGATAAACCTGGACAATTTTCAGAATTAAAAGGAAACTTTAGTAATATTAAACATATTGAGTTTGTAGACCAGAATCCTATTGGTCGTTCTTCGCGTTCAAATCCTGTAACTTATATTAAGGCTTACGATGATATTCGTGCACTTTACAGCAAGCAAAAACTAAGTACTATTAGAAATTATGCTGCAAAACATTTTAGTTTTAATGTGGATGGAGGACGTTGCGAAACCTGTAAAGGAGATGGTGAAGTAACTATAGAAATGCAGTTTATGGCAGATGTGCATTTAGAATGTGAAACTTGTAAAGGCAAGCGTTTTAAAAAGGAAGTATTGGAAGTCACTTTTGCAGATAAAAATATAGATGATATTTTAAGCATGACTATTGATGATGCTATTTCGTTTTTTAACGATAACCATGTTACCAAAATAAAAAACAAACTACAACCCTTGCAAGATGTTGGCTTAGGGTATGTAACACTTGGACAAAGTTCTTCTACGCTTTCTGGCGGAGAAGCACAACGTATTAAATTAGCTTCATTTTTAGGAAAAGGAAACACTAAAGAAACTGCTCTTTTTATTTTTGATGAACCTACAACTGGATTACATTTTCATGATATTAAAAAGCTATTAAAGTCTTTTAATGCTTTAATTGAAAAAGGCCATTCTATAATTGTAGTAGAGCATAATTTAGAACTTATTAAATGTGCAGACCATATTATCGATTTAGGTCCAACTGGTGGCGAATATGGTGGGCAACTTGTTGCTTTTGGTACTCCTGAAGAAGTTGTGAAAGTTAGAGCATCTGAAACAGGCAAATATTTGAAAGAAAAATTATAG
- a CDS encoding RNA polymerase sigma factor, which produces MRKELISDATLVSSYMKGDESSLEVLIKRHKQRIYSFIYSKVYDRDVAEDVFQDTFIKVIRTLKLGKYNEEGKFLPWVMRISHNLVIDHFRKSNRMPKFQNSGDFSIFSVLSDTSLNAEKAIIKEQVEEDVRRLIEELPDDQKEVLVMRMYQDMSFKEISERTGVSINTALGRMRYALINMRKVIEKHNIILTN; this is translated from the coding sequence ATGCGTAAAGAACTTATCTCAGATGCTACTCTAGTAAGTAGTTATATGAAAGGCGACGAATCTTCTCTAGAAGTTTTAATTAAAAGACACAAACAACGTATTTACAGTTTTATCTACTCGAAAGTTTACGATAGAGATGTTGCTGAAGATGTTTTTCAAGACACGTTTATTAAGGTTATTCGTACACTTAAATTAGGGAAATATAACGAAGAAGGTAAATTTTTACCTTGGGTTATGCGTATTTCACATAATTTGGTAATCGATCATTTTAGAAAGAGTAATCGTATGCCAAAGTTTCAAAATAGTGGAGATTTTAGTATTTTTTCTGTATTAAGTGATACGAGTTTAAATGCTGAAAAAGCAATTATTAAGGAGCAGGTTGAGGAAGATGTAAGGCGTTTAATAGAAGAATTACCAGACGACCAAAAGGAAGTTTTGGTAATGCGTATGTATCAGGATATGAGTTTTAAAGAAATATCAGAACGTACTGGAGTTAGTATTAATACAGCTTTAGGACGTATGCGTTATGCATTAATTAATATGCGTAAAGTTATAGAAAAGCATAATATTATTTTAACCAATTAG
- the nth gene encoding endonuclease III: protein MTKQEKVDFVIETLNKLYPEIPIPLDHKDPYTLLIAVLLSAQCTDVRVNKITPLLFAKADNPHDMIKMSVEEIKEIIRPCGLSPMKSKGIHGLSHILIDKHNGEVPQSFKYLEELPAVGHKTASVVMSQAFDVPAFPVDTHIHRLMYRWNLTNGKNVTQTEKDAKRLFPEETWNDLHLQIIWYGREYSPARGWDLDKDIITKTIGRSTVLKDYEKSKR from the coding sequence ATGACTAAACAAGAAAAGGTAGATTTCGTTATAGAAACGTTAAATAAATTATATCCCGAAATTCCTATTCCGTTAGACCATAAAGACCCTTACACTCTTTTAATTGCTGTATTATTATCTGCACAATGTACAGACGTTCGTGTAAATAAAATTACACCTTTGCTATTTGCAAAAGCAGATAATCCTCATGATATGATAAAAATGAGCGTAGAAGAAATCAAAGAAATTATTAGACCCTGCGGATTATCACCAATGAAAAGTAAAGGGATTCATGGTTTATCCCATATATTAATTGACAAACATAATGGTGAAGTACCACAAAGTTTTAAATACTTGGAAGAACTTCCTGCCGTTGGACATAAAACAGCAAGTGTAGTGATGTCTCAAGCTTTTGATGTCCCAGCATTTCCAGTAGACACACATATACACAGGTTAATGTATAGATGGAACTTAACAAACGGAAAGAACGTTACCCAAACAGAAAAAGACGCTAAACGATTGTTTCCTGAAGAAACTTGGAACGACTTACATCTTCAAATTATTTGGTATGGCAGAGAGTACTCTCCTGCTCGCGGTTGGGATTTAGATAAGGATATTATAACTAAGACTATTGGAAGAAGTACTGTTTTAAAGGATTATGAGAAGTCTAAAAGATAA
- the bcp gene encoding thioredoxin-dependent thiol peroxidase gives MNTLKQGDKVPGFTVNNQDGNPVSLSDFKGKKLVIFFYPKASTPGCTAEACNLTDNYKALQDKGYEILGVSADSEKRQTKFKEKYGFPFDLLADENKEVLEAFGVWGEKKFMGKTYDGIHRKTFLVDENGIIVHVIDKVKTKDHAAQILEL, from the coding sequence ATGAATACATTAAAGCAAGGCGATAAAGTACCAGGTTTTACAGTAAATAATCAAGATGGTAATCCAGTGTCTTTATCAGATTTTAAAGGAAAAAAATTAGTAATATTTTTTTATCCTAAAGCAAGTACACCTGGTTGTACAGCAGAAGCTTGTAATTTAACAGATAATTATAAAGCTTTACAGGATAAAGGCTACGAGATATTAGGTGTAAGTGCAGATTCTGAAAAACGCCAAACTAAATTTAAAGAAAAGTATGGTTTTCCTTTTGATTTATTAGCAGATGAAAACAAAGAAGTTCTTGAAGCTTTTGGAGTTTGGGGAGAAAAGAAATTTATGGGTAAAACTTATGATGGCATCCATAGAAAAACTTTTTTAGTAGATGAGAATGGAATAATAGTTCATGTTATTGATAAGGTAAAAACTAAAGATCATGCTGCGCAAATTCTTGAGTTATAA
- a CDS encoding CDP-alcohol phosphatidyltransferase family protein: MSKLPKEHKFIDLSDYGRPIARVIANSLKNTTLTPIHVTIGFIISGLLAIYCILNNHYELAAFFLILKSILDAADGELARVKQTPSYTGRFLDSISDIILNFLIFITICYITDTSIWLTILAFLGIQLQGTLYNYYYVILRNKFDGDTTSRVFEDKIPIALPGEKQKHVTFLFKLYKILYGAFDSIIYKLDHNASKGKIFPNWLMSSISTFGLGFQLLIIAVMLVLGFKQFIIPFFLIYTLMVFVFIGIRKIFY; encoded by the coding sequence ATGTCAAAACTACCCAAGGAGCATAAATTTATTGATCTTTCAGATTATGGAAGACCAATAGCCAGAGTTATTGCAAACAGCTTAAAAAACACAACACTCACTCCTATTCATGTTACTATTGGCTTTATAATTTCTGGATTATTAGCCATTTATTGTATTCTTAATAACCACTATGAATTAGCTGCATTTTTTCTAATTTTAAAATCTATTTTAGATGCTGCAGATGGTGAACTAGCTCGTGTTAAACAAACACCATCTTATACTGGACGGTTTTTAGATTCAATCTCAGACATTATTTTAAACTTTTTAATTTTCATTACAATCTGCTATATCACAGATACCAGTATCTGGCTTACCATACTTGCTTTTTTAGGAATACAATTGCAAGGCACACTATACAATTACTATTATGTTATTTTAAGGAACAAATTTGATGGAGACACAACAAGTCGTGTGTTTGAAGACAAAATACCAATTGCCTTACCTGGTGAAAAACAAAAACATGTTACTTTCCTTTTTAAGTTATATAAAATATTATATGGTGCATTTGATAGTATTATCTATAAACTAGACCATAATGCTAGCAAAGGCAAAATATTCCCTAATTGGTTAATGTCTAGCATTTCTACCTTTGGATTAGGCTTTCAATTACTAATAATTGCTGTAATGTTAGTATTAGGGTTTAAGCAATTTATTATTCCTTTCTTTTTAATCTATACTCTAATGGTTTTTGTGTTTATTGGTATTAGAAAGATTTTCTACTAA